Part of the Natrialbaceae archaeon AArc-T1-2 genome, GAGGTCCAGGGGCTGACCACGACGCTAAAAGGATTGCCACGCGCGTACAACCGCGACCTCCAGCGTGCAACGGGCCACGCCTGGGAGACCGTCGACGCGGTGACGGAGGCGACCGAGGTCGCCGCGGGCGCGGTCGCGACGGCCGACTGGAACGAAGAAGTCCTGGCCGACGCCGCCGGCGAGGGCTTTGCGACGGCGACCGGTGTCGCGGATCTGCTCGCTGCCAACGGAGTGCCGTTCCGGACGGCTCACGAAGTGGTAGCATGGGCGGCGGAAAACGGCGCGGACTACGATGCCATCGAGGCAGCCGCCGCCGAGATCCTGGAAGACGACCTCGAGAGCTGCGTCGAGCCCGCGGCCGTCGAGGCGGCGCTCGAGCCGGCCGAAAGCGTCGCCAGCCGGAACTCCCGTGGCGGCCCCGCACCCGCGGCCGTCGCGACGACGCTCGAGTCGGCCCGTGCGGACCTCGACGCCGACGAGGCGGCGCTTGCGGACCTCGCAGCCGACCTCGAGGACGCAGCCGAGACGCTTCGGTCGGAGGTGGCCGGGTATGTCTAAGCGCGTTCACGTCGGTTCCACGGGGAATACGGCGGGGAATCACGGCGAACACCGACCGAACGGGCCGGTTTCGTCGTATCGACCGCCGCCGCGATCCCCGCGAGGGGATGAACTACCTACTGAATGATATACGGGATACAAACGGCCGCAAAGTTCGGTTGAAACACGCATAGAGGATACTCCGGGTTCTATAAACTTCCTGGTAAGTTCGAAGGGTTTAAGGTCGATGCTCCCAGAGTTGGGAATACAATGACCGAATGTCCCGAGTGTGGGGCCGACGTAACCCTGCACGACGACCTCGAAGTGGGAGAGATCGTCGACTGTACGACCTGCGGTGCAGAGCTGGAAGTCGTCGACGTCGAGCCACCAGTCCTCGAGCGAGCGCCGGAGCTCGAAGAGGACTGGGGTGAGTAACCTTGACCGCGGTCGCGACACAGTCGCTTTCCGCTGATCCCGACCAGGGGTGGTTCGCATGAACGTCGGCGTACTCTATTCCCGGATCCGCAAAGACGAGAAACTCCTGCTCAACGAGCTGCGCGAGCGGGGCCACGACGTCGAGAAGATCGACGTCCGCAAGGAGACGTTCAGCATCTCCGAGCCGCCGGCGGCGTTCGCCGACCTCGATATCGTCGTCGACCGCTGTCTGGCGACGAGCCGGAGTCTCTACGCCACGCGGTTCTGTGAGGCCTACGGCGTTCCCGTCGTCAACAGCAACGGGACCGCCGAGGTCTGTGCGGACAAAGTAAAGAACAGCTTAGCGCTCGAGGAGGCGGGTGTGCCCACGCCCGAGACGGAGGTCGCGTTCACGAAGGAGTCGGCCATGGAGGCCATCGAGAGCTTCGGCTACCCCTGCGTGCTCAAACCCGTCGTCGGCTCGTGGGGGCGGCTGATGGCCAAGATCGACTCCCGGGACGCCGCCGAGGCCATCCTAGAGCACAAGGCGACGCTCGGCCACTACGAGCACAAGGTGTTCTACGTCCAGGAGTTCGTCGAGAAACCCGGCCGCGACATCCGCGTACTCGCCATCGACGGCGAGCCCGTCGCGGCGATGGCCCGCTCGTCCGAGCACTGGCTCACCAACGCGGCCCAGGGAGCCGAGACCGACGTCTTCGAGCTCGACGACGAGGCGAAAGCGCTCGTCCAGCAGGCAAGCGACGCCGTCGGCGGCGGTCTGCTCGGCGTCGACCTCATGGAAAGCGGTGACGGATACACCGTCCACGAGGTCAACCACACCGTCGAGTTCAAGGCCTTAAACGACGCCGTCGAGGCGGACGTGCCAGGTCAGATCGTCGACTGGCTCGAGACGAAAGTCGAGACCGAGGACACCGCGGAGGTGACCGCCTGATGGGCGAGACCGTCACCGCCTCCGTCGTCGGCGGCAGCGGCTTCACCGGCGGCGAGCTGCTCCGGCTGCTCGATGGCCACCCGAACGTCGAACTCGCACAGGCCACCAGCCGGAGCTACGCCGGCAAGAGCGTCGGCTCGAAACATCCGCCGCTGCGCGGCGAGGACCTGCGGTTTACGCAGCCGGACGAGTTAGAAAGCGTCGACGTCCTCTTTACGGCGACGCCTCACGGCGTCTCGATGGAACAGATCGACGACTTTCTCGAGATCGCCGACACCGTCGTCGACCTGTCGGCGGACTTCCGGCTCGACACCGAGGCCCAGTACGACGAGTGGTACGACGGCCACGACGCACCCGAATACTTAGAGCAGGCCGAGTACGCCCTGCCGGAGATCAACCGCGAGAACCTCCCCGGGGCCGACCTGATCGCAAGCGGCGGCTGTAACGCCACCGCGACGATCCTCGGGCTCTACCCACTCGTCGAGGCCGGCATCGTCGACGGGGACCAGCAGATCGTCGTCGACGTGAAAGTCGGCTCCTCGGAGGGTGGCGCGGGTGGCGGCGAGGCCTCCTCGCATCCGGAACGGTCGGGCATCGTCCGACCGTACGCGCCGACTGGCCACCGTCACGAAGCCGAGATCGAGCAGTTCCTCGAGACTTCGGTCTCGTTCACCTGCCACGCCGTCGATATGACCCGTGGCGCGAGTGCGACGAGTCACGTCTTCCCGTCGGGGCCGGTCTCGAAGGGCGACCTCTGGCAAGCCTACCGTGGCGCATACGAGGACGAGCCGTTCGTCCGGATGGCCGCCGGCGGCTCCGGGGTCTATCGCTATCCCGAACCGAAGGCCGTCGCGGGCACGAACTACGCCGAGGTCGGCTTCGAACTCGATCCCTCGAACAAACGCGTCGTGGTCTTTTCGGCGATCGACAACATGATGAAGGGATCGGCCGGCCAGGCCGTCCACGCGGCAAACGTCGCGCTGGGCTTCGAGGAGACGGCCGGCCTCGAGTTTACGGGACTGCACCCGGTGGGAGCACCATGAACTCGCTTCGCTCGTTCGTGATGATTCGAGGGAGCCGCATCGCTTCTCTCAGCGCTCGCCACCGGAGGTGGCTCGCGTGACTGTCGTCGTGAAAATCGGCGGCGCACGCGCCGTCGATCCCGAAGGTGCGCTCGCGGACGTCGCCTCCCTGGTCGACGAGGGTGAAGACGTCGTCCTCACTCACGGCGGCTCGACTGCCGTCGACGAGATCCTAGAAGAGCTCGGCGAGGAGCCCACCTACGTCGAGACGCCCGGCGGCGTCGTCGGCCGCTTCACCGACGAGGAGACGATGGACGTCTTCAAGATGGTAATGCCGGGCAAGCTCAACACCGACCTCGTCGAGAGCCTCCAGAACGAGGGCGTGAACGCGGTCGGCCTCTCGGGGACCGACGGCAAGCTGCTCGAGGGCAAGCGCAAATCGGCCGTCCGGATCAAAGAGGACGGCAAGAAGAAGATCAAACGCGGCGACCACTCGGGCAAAATCGAGTCCGTCAACGCGGACCTGCTCGAGACCGTCCTCGCTGGCGGCTACACCCCCGTCGTCTCCGTCCCGATGCTCGGGAAAGAGAAGTCCGGCGGCTACACCGCGGTCAACGCCGACGCCGACCGCGCCGCGGCCGCGATCGCGGGCGCACTCGAGGCCGACCTCGTTCTCCTGACCGACGTCTCGGGGATCTACGAGGACCCCGACGACGAGTCGACGAAGATCGACGCGGCGTCGACCCCCGCGGAGTTCGAGACGGTCAAATCCGCCGCGGAGGGGTTCATGACGAAGAAGGTCATGGCCGCCGAGGAAGCCCTCGAGGACGGCGCGAGTTCGGTCGTCGTCGCCGACGCCAATAGCGAGGAACCGATCTCGAGTGCACTCGCGGGTGAGGGGACGACCCTCGAGCCCGGGGTGCTCGCGGACGAAACGGAAACGGAAACGGAAACGGAGGCTGCAGAATGAGCGACCACGACTTCGTCTCCGGCAGCAAGCCGATCGGAATCGAACGCGGCGACGGGCCGTATCTCTACAGCACCGACGGGACGGCGTACGTAGACGCGGGCGCGAGTTTCGCCTGCACACCGCTTGGACACAGCCATCCGGCTGTCGTCGACGCGGTACAGGAACAGGTCGGCAGGCTGACGTTCGTCGACTCCTCGTTCCCGGTCCAGTCCCGCGAGGACGCCTACGCCGCGTTCGTCGCGTCGACGCCCGAAG contains:
- the lysX gene encoding lysine biosynthesis protein LysX; translated protein: MNVGVLYSRIRKDEKLLLNELRERGHDVEKIDVRKETFSISEPPAAFADLDIVVDRCLATSRSLYATRFCEAYGVPVVNSNGTAEVCADKVKNSLALEEAGVPTPETEVAFTKESAMEAIESFGYPCVLKPVVGSWGRLMAKIDSRDAAEAILEHKATLGHYEHKVFYVQEFVEKPGRDIRVLAIDGEPVAAMARSSEHWLTNAAQGAETDVFELDDEAKALVQQASDAVGGGLLGVDLMESGDGYTVHEVNHTVEFKALNDAVEADVPGQIVDWLETKVETEDTAEVTA
- a CDS encoding acetylglutamate/acetylaminoadipate kinase; its protein translation is MTVVVKIGGARAVDPEGALADVASLVDEGEDVVLTHGGSTAVDEILEELGEEPTYVETPGGVVGRFTDEETMDVFKMVMPGKLNTDLVESLQNEGVNAVGLSGTDGKLLEGKRKSAVRIKEDGKKKIKRGDHSGKIESVNADLLETVLAGGYTPVVSVPMLGKEKSGGYTAVNADADRAAAAIAGALEADLVLLTDVSGIYEDPDDESTKIDAASTPAEFETVKSAAEGFMTKKVMAAEEALEDGASSVVVADANSEEPISSALAGEGTTLEPGVLADETETETETEAAE
- the lysW gene encoding lysine biosynthesis protein LysW; this translates as MTECPECGADVTLHDDLEVGEIVDCTTCGAELEVVDVEPPVLERAPELEEDWGE
- the argC gene encoding N-acetyl-gamma-glutamyl-phosphate reductase, encoding MGETVTASVVGGSGFTGGELLRLLDGHPNVELAQATSRSYAGKSVGSKHPPLRGEDLRFTQPDELESVDVLFTATPHGVSMEQIDDFLEIADTVVDLSADFRLDTEAQYDEWYDGHDAPEYLEQAEYALPEINRENLPGADLIASGGCNATATILGLYPLVEAGIVDGDQQIVVDVKVGSSEGGAGGGEASSHPERSGIVRPYAPTGHRHEAEIEQFLETSVSFTCHAVDMTRGASATSHVFPSGPVSKGDLWQAYRGAYEDEPFVRMAAGGSGVYRYPEPKAVAGTNYAEVGFELDPSNKRVVVFSAIDNMMKGSAGQAVHAANVALGFEETAGLEFTGLHPVGAP